From the Streptomyces pluripotens genome, one window contains:
- a CDS encoding PadR family transcriptional regulator — protein MSRRSGILEFAVLGLLRESPMHGYELRKRLNTSLGVFRAFSYGTLYPCLKTLVANGWLIEEPGSTQEEALAAPLAGRRAKIVYRLTAEGKEHFEELLSQTGPDAYEDEHFAARFAFFGQTSRDVRMRVLEGRRSRLEERLEKMGASLARTRERLDDYTLELQRHGMESVEREVRWLNELIESERAGRYLRGSASGGSAQHDTTTGSTGGLPRAGEHSGTDTPGDTAT, from the coding sequence ATGAGCCGGCGCTCCGGCATCCTTGAGTTCGCCGTGCTCGGTCTACTGCGTGAGTCCCCCATGCACGGTTACGAACTGCGCAAACGACTCAATACGTCACTGGGGGTGTTCCGCGCCTTCAGCTACGGAACCCTGTACCCCTGCCTCAAGACGCTGGTCGCCAACGGCTGGTTGATCGAGGAACCAGGCAGCACCCAGGAGGAAGCCCTCGCCGCTCCTCTCGCGGGCCGCCGCGCCAAGATCGTCTACCGATTGACGGCGGAAGGTAAGGAGCACTTCGAGGAGCTGCTCTCGCAGACCGGCCCCGACGCATATGAGGACGAGCACTTCGCCGCGCGGTTCGCCTTTTTCGGACAGACGTCGCGCGATGTGCGCATGCGCGTCCTGGAAGGCCGGCGCAGCCGCCTGGAGGAGCGCCTGGAGAAGATGGGCGCCTCCCTGGCACGTACCCGGGAGCGCCTCGACGATTACACGCTTGAGCTCCAGCGCCACGGTATGGAATCCGTGGAGCGCGAAGTGCGCTGGCTGAACGAGCTCATTGAGAGCGAGCGGGCCGGGCGGTACCTGAGGGGTTCCGCGTCCGGGGGGTCCGCTCAGCATGACACCACCACTGGATCGACGGGCGGCCTGCCCCGTGCCGGGGAGCACTCCGGCACGGATACGCCCGGCGACACCGCCACGTGA
- a CDS encoding CCA tRNA nucleotidyltransferase has translation MPNPNEDTPSALSQAQQRAVTELLRVAPVADDLARRFQEAGFSLALVGGSVRDALLGRLGNDLDFTTDARPDDVLKIVRPWADAVWEVGIAFGTVGAQKDGYQIEITTYRSEAYDRTSRKPEVAYGDSIEEDLVRRDFTVNAMAVALPEKEFIDPHGGLEDLTACLLRTPGTPEESFSDDPLRMMRAARFAAQLDFVVATEVVAAMTEMAARIEIVSAERVREELNKLVLSARPRKGLTLLVDTGLADHVLPELPALRLESDEHHRHKDVYEHTLIVLEQAIALEQGGPDLALRLAALLHDIGKPRTRRFEKDGRVSFHHHEVVGAKMTKKRMIALKYSNELVKDVSRLVELHLRFHGYGTGEWTDSAVRRYVRDAGPLLDRLHKLTRSDCTTRNKRKAAALSRAYDGLEERIAQLQEQEELDAIRPDLDGNQIMEILGVGPGPVVGKAYKHMLELRLENGPMGHDVAVAALKEWWAGQV, from the coding sequence GTGCCGAACCCCAACGAAGACACTCCCTCTGCCCTCAGCCAGGCGCAGCAGCGCGCGGTCACCGAGCTGCTGCGGGTGGCCCCCGTTGCCGACGATCTCGCTCGCCGATTCCAGGAGGCCGGGTTCTCACTCGCCCTGGTTGGCGGGTCGGTGCGTGACGCGCTGCTTGGCCGGCTCGGCAATGACCTGGACTTCACTACGGACGCTCGTCCCGATGACGTGCTGAAGATTGTTCGGCCATGGGCGGACGCCGTCTGGGAAGTGGGAATCGCCTTCGGTACCGTCGGCGCACAGAAGGACGGTTACCAGATCGAGATCACCACCTACCGGTCGGAGGCGTACGACCGGACCTCCCGTAAGCCCGAGGTGGCCTACGGCGATTCCATCGAGGAGGACTTGGTACGTCGAGACTTCACGGTCAATGCGATGGCCGTGGCGCTCCCAGAGAAGGAGTTCATCGATCCCCACGGGGGTCTGGAAGACCTCACGGCGTGTCTGCTGCGTACGCCGGGCACGCCTGAGGAGTCGTTCTCGGACGACCCTCTCCGGATGATGCGGGCCGCACGGTTCGCAGCCCAGCTGGATTTCGTCGTTGCTACCGAGGTCGTCGCCGCTATGACGGAGATGGCGGCGCGCATCGAGATCGTCTCGGCGGAGCGGGTCCGGGAAGAGCTGAACAAGTTGGTCCTCTCTGCACGCCCGCGTAAGGGACTGACTCTGCTCGTCGATACCGGGCTTGCCGACCACGTACTGCCGGAGTTGCCGGCGCTGCGTCTGGAGAGCGACGAGCACCACCGGCACAAGGATGTGTACGAGCACACGCTGATCGTCCTCGAACAAGCGATTGCTCTGGAGCAGGGGGGTCCCGACCTCGCCCTCCGGTTGGCAGCGCTGCTGCATGACATTGGCAAGCCGCGCACGCGCCGCTTCGAGAAGGACGGCCGGGTTTCCTTTCACCACCATGAGGTGGTCGGCGCCAAGATGACCAAGAAGCGCATGATCGCCCTGAAGTACTCCAACGAACTCGTGAAGGACGTCTCGCGGCTCGTTGAACTCCATCTGCGTTTCCATGGATACGGCACCGGTGAGTGGACGGACTCGGCTGTCCGCCGCTATGTCCGTGACGCGGGCCCGTTGCTGGATCGCCTGCATAAGTTGACGCGTTCTGACTGCACGACCCGGAACAAGCGCAAGGCGGCCGCACTGTCCCGGGCCTACGACGGTCTGGAGGAGCGCATCGCCCAGCTCCAGGAACAGGAGGAGCTGGATGCGATCCGCCCTGACCTCGACGGCAACCAGATCATGGAAATCCTTGGTGTCGGCCCCGGGCCGGTCGTCGGCAAGGCGTACAAGCACATGCTGGAGTTGCGTCTGGAGAACGGACCGATGGGGCACGACGTTGCGGTGGCGGCCCTGAAGGAATGGTGGGCCGGGCAGGTTTGA
- a CDS encoding MFS transporter, translating into MPVVRDLRVLLRLRYFRRLLYIRLLSQGADGVYQVALAAYVVFSPEKQTSATAIASAMAVLLLPYSLVGPFAGVLLDRWQRRQVFVYGNLLRALLAAVTAVLMISNVPDWLFYVSALCVTAVNRFVLAGLSAALPRVVDTGRLVMANSLSPTAGTLAATAGGGLAFAVRLATSSSNATVVLLGALLYLCASLTSLSMAPTLLGPDRQPLRPHLRAVLAGTTRDLAAAMRHLGMPTRREAAWALAVMTLMRFCYGALLVLLLMLCRYALSGTPEEGLRLLGLAVALSGAGFFTAAVVTPWAAGRLGPGRWIMVCSGTAAVLVPALGLPFATEPLLIAAFILGLTTQGAKIATDSIVQASVDDSYRGRIFSVYDVLFNMAFVGAAGVAALMLPADGRSSVLVGLVALVYGGAAVALADFERR; encoded by the coding sequence ATGCCCGTCGTCCGTGACCTGCGCGTCCTACTGCGCCTGCGGTACTTCCGGCGTCTGCTGTACATCCGTCTCCTGTCTCAGGGTGCCGACGGCGTCTACCAGGTCGCACTCGCCGCTTACGTTGTCTTCTCCCCGGAGAAGCAGACATCGGCCACCGCGATTGCATCCGCTATGGCGGTCTTGCTGCTGCCGTACTCACTGGTCGGCCCCTTTGCAGGCGTCCTGCTGGACCGCTGGCAGCGCAGACAGGTTTTCGTGTACGGCAATCTGCTGCGCGCCCTATTGGCCGCGGTCACCGCCGTCCTGATGATCAGCAACGTCCCGGACTGGCTCTTCTATGTCTCCGCCCTGTGTGTCACAGCCGTGAACCGGTTCGTTCTCGCAGGGCTGTCCGCCGCGCTGCCCCGCGTGGTCGACACCGGACGTCTGGTGATGGCCAACTCTTTGTCCCCGACGGCCGGCACTCTTGCCGCGACTGCCGGCGGCGGCCTCGCCTTCGCCGTACGGCTCGCGACGTCGAGCTCCAATGCCACGGTGGTGCTGCTGGGCGCCCTCCTCTATCTGTGCGCAAGCCTCACGTCGCTGAGCATGGCGCCCACTCTCCTTGGCCCCGACCGGCAACCATTGCGGCCGCATCTGAGGGCTGTGCTCGCCGGCACGACACGTGATCTGGCCGCGGCCATGCGGCACCTGGGGATGCCCACACGCAGAGAAGCGGCTTGGGCGCTCGCCGTGATGACGCTGATGCGCTTCTGCTACGGCGCGCTTCTGGTGCTGCTCCTCATGCTGTGTCGGTACGCCCTCTCCGGCACCCCTGAGGAGGGACTGAGACTGCTGGGGTTGGCCGTGGCGCTGTCGGGCGCGGGATTCTTCACAGCGGCCGTGGTGACGCCCTGGGCAGCGGGACGCCTCGGCCCCGGCCGCTGGATCATGGTGTGCTCCGGTACCGCAGCGGTACTGGTCCCCGCCCTTGGCCTCCCATTCGCCACTGAGCCGCTCCTGATCGCAGCCTTCATCCTTGGCCTGACCACTCAGGGAGCCAAGATCGCCACTGACTCGATCGTGCAGGCATCCGTCGATGACAGCTACCGCGGCCGGATCTTCTCCGTGTACGACGTGCTCTTCAATATGGCATTCGTCGGCGCGGCAGGAGTGGCAGCCCTGATGCTTCCAGCGGACGGTCGCTCGTCGGTCCTGGTGGGGCTGGTCGCCCTGGTCTACGGCGGGGCTGCTGTGGCCCTGGCTGACTTCGAACGACGATGA
- a CDS encoding inositol-3-phosphate synthase → MGSVRVAIVGVGNCAASLVQGVEYYKDADPASKVPGLMHVQFGDYHVRDIEFVAAFDVDAKKVGLDLADAIGASENNTIKICDVPNTGVTVQRGHTLDGLGKYYRATIEESEAEPVDVVQVLKDKKVDVLVCYLPVGSEDAAKFYAQCAIEAKVAFVNALPVFIAGTKEWADKFTEAGVPIVGDDIKSQVGATITHRVMAKLFEDRGVILDRTMQLNVGGNMDFKNMLERERLESKKISKTQAVTSQIPDRDLGEKNVHIGPSDYVAWLDDRKWAYVRLEGRAFGDVPLNLEYKLEVWDSPNSAGVIIDAVRAAKIAKDRGIGGPILSASSYFMKSPPVQYFDDEARENVEKFIRGEVER, encoded by the coding sequence ATGGGTTCGGTTCGCGTAGCCATCGTCGGCGTGGGCAACTGCGCCGCGTCGCTGGTACAGGGAGTCGAGTACTACAAGGACGCCGACCCGGCGTCGAAGGTCCCCGGCCTGATGCACGTGCAGTTCGGTGACTACCACGTGCGCGACATCGAGTTCGTCGCCGCGTTCGACGTCGACGCCAAGAAGGTCGGCCTGGACCTCGCGGACGCCATCGGCGCCTCCGAGAACAACACCATCAAGATCTGCGACGTGCCCAACACCGGTGTCACCGTCCAGCGCGGCCACACCCTCGACGGCCTCGGCAAGTACTACCGTGCCACCATCGAGGAGTCCGAGGCCGAGCCGGTCGACGTCGTCCAGGTCCTGAAGGACAAGAAGGTCGACGTCCTGGTCTGTTACCTCCCCGTGGGCTCCGAGGACGCGGCGAAGTTCTACGCGCAGTGCGCCATCGAAGCCAAGGTCGCCTTCGTCAACGCCCTTCCGGTGTTCATCGCCGGCACCAAGGAATGGGCGGACAAGTTCACCGAGGCCGGTGTGCCGATCGTCGGTGACGACATCAAGTCCCAGGTCGGCGCCACCATCACGCACCGTGTCATGGCGAAGCTCTTCGAGGACCGGGGTGTCATCCTCGACCGCACGATGCAGCTGAACGTCGGCGGCAACATGGACTTCAAGAACATGCTTGAGCGTGAGCGCCTGGAGTCCAAGAAGATCTCCAAGACGCAGGCCGTCACCTCCCAGATCCCTGACCGGGACCTCGGCGAGAAGAATGTCCACATCGGCCCGTCCGACTACGTGGCCTGGCTGGACGACCGCAAGTGGGCCTATGTCCGCCTTGAGGGCCGTGCCTTCGGTGATGTCCCGCTGAACCTTGAGTACAAGCTTGAGGTCTGGGACTCCCCGAACTCCGCGGGCGTCATCATCGACGCGGTGCGCGCCGCGAAGATCGCCAAGGACCGCGGTATCGGCGGCCCGATCCTCTCCGCATCCTCGTACTTCATGAAGTCCCCGCCGGTCCAGTACTTCGACGACGAGGCCCGCGAGAACGTGGAGAAGTTCATCCGCGGCGAGGTCGAGCGCTGA